One uncultured Methanobrevibacter sp. DNA window includes the following coding sequences:
- a CDS encoding right-handed parallel beta-helix repeat-containing protein, with translation MKYKKTMILLVLAIFIFGVASVCASDVNETTIATQEDNQMELTLTEDEIQTNENDNMLTQTEDAEILTSGEGSYSDLRNDINSGGNLTKSHYRYNDGDGDTIEINTPGVINGNGAVIDMAGSNIRTFYVSASGVTIKNLTIINANYNGDGGAIYFSSSATSGTVSNCNFTDNSATYYGGAVYLSGTGNVTNCNFTGNTANNGGAIRMYSGTVSNCNFTGNTATSQGGAIRFGSTGAVTNCNFVNDSASSKGGAVYFLNTGTVANCTFVNNSATGDGGAVYFYSTGTVTNCTFAGNNATHGGAVYFYDKGSVSNCNFINNKATGTGHYDGGGAVYFYNDGTVSNCNFTNNTAMYHCGAVYFNGTGEVTNCTFVNNSAILDGGAILMRSGSVENCNFTDNRARSGGGVYFNTGSVTNCNFINNKATDEGGAVMFENEGSVTNCNFTDNTVTGDGGAIRIGYGIVLICKFTNNSANNGGAIFGLFVSDVTFDTCILKTDSDTIIPTRILPPTLNVDNFTTFYGTNEKLTFDLKTNSSIPVPNGNISISVYFKGNNSWVGNYSCLSGEGWIPNLRVGSYYAIFDTEYAEFQPVNRSITVIIPVGKYYVNVTSLATNNKTVNITAKTNVPKNITWDGKLLFILPNGTQINATYGANGIWWAVHTFDAYG, from the coding sequence ATGAAATACAAGAAAACCATGATACTGCTGGTGCTTGCCATCTTCATATTCGGTGTGGCAAGCGTATGTGCTAGTGATGTGAACGAAACAACAATAGCAACCCAAGAAGATAATCAAATGGAATTAACATTAACTGAAGATGAAATACAAACAAATGAAAATGACAATATGCTGACACAAACAGAGGATGCTGAAATACTCACCAGTGGTGAAGGATCATATTCTGACTTACGTAATGATATAAATTCTGGTGGAAACTTAACAAAAAGCCATTATCGTTATAATGATGGCGATGGTGACACAATTGAAATTAACACTCCAGGTGTTATCAATGGTAACGGCGCAGTCATTGACATGGCAGGATCAAACATCCGTACATTTTATGTAAGTGCTTCCGGTGTAACAATTAAAAACTTAACCATTATAAATGCTAATTATAATGGTGATGGAGGAGCAATTTACTTTAGTAGTTCAGCTACTTCAGGTACTGTGTCAAATTGTAATTTTACTGACAACTCTGCAACCTATTATGGAGGTGCAGTTTACTTATCTGGTACTGGTAATGTGACAAATTGTAATTTTACTGGCAACACTGCAAACAATGGTGGTGCTATAAGGATGTATTCCGGTACTGTGTCAAATTGTAATTTTACTGGCAACACCGCAACATCTCAAGGTGGTGCAATTAGGTTTGGTAGTACAGGTGCTGTGACAAATTGTAATTTTGTTAATGACTCTGCTTCTAGTAAGGGTGGTGCAGTTTACTTCTTGAATACTGGTACTGTGGCAAATTGTACTTTTGTTAATAACTCTGCAACTGGAGATGGTGGTGCAGTTTACTTCTATAGTACTGGTACTGTGACAAATTGTACTTTTGCTGGCAACAATGCAACCCATGGTGGTGCAGTTTACTTCTATGATAAGGGTAGTGTGTCAAATTGTAATTTTATTAACAACAAAGCAACTGGAACTGGCCATTATGATGGTGGTGGTGCAGTTTACTTCTATAATGATGGTACTGTGTCAAATTGTAATTTTACTAACAATACTGCTATGTATCATTGTGGTGCTGTTTACTTTAATGGTACTGGTGAGGTGACAAATTGTACTTTTGTTAATAACTCTGCTATACTAGATGGTGGTGCTATCTTAATGAGGTCTGGTTCTGTTGAAAATTGTAATTTTACTGATAACCGTGCAAGGTCTGGTGGTGGGGTTTACTTCAATACGGGTAGTGTGACAAATTGTAATTTTATTAACAACAAGGCAACTGATGAAGGTGGTGCAGTTATGTTTGAAAATGAGGGTAGTGTGACAAATTGTAATTTTACGGATAACACTGTAACTGGAGATGGTGGTGCTATCAGAATCGGTTATGGTATTGTGTTAATTTGTAAATTTACTAATAATTCTGCTAATAATGGCGGTGCTATTTTTGGCCTATTTGTGAGTGATGTTACTTTTGATACATGTATTCTTAAAACAGATTCAGATACAATTATCCCTACACGTATTCTTCCACCTACATTGAATGTTGATAATTTCACAACTTTTTACGGCACAAATGAGAAATTAACATTTGACTTAAAAACAAACAGCAGCATTCCAGTACCTAATGGTAATATCTCAATAAGTGTATACTTTAAAGGCAATAATAGTTGGGTTGGCAATTACAGCTGTTTAAGCGGTGAAGGATGGATTCCAAATTTGCGAGTCGGTTCTTATTATGCTATTTTTGATACTGAATATGCTGAATTCCAACCGGTCAACAGATCAATAACAGTAATAATACCTGTCGGCAAGTATTATGTGAATGTAACTTCACTTGCAACCAACAACAAGACTGTGAATATCACTGCAAAAACCAATGTTCCAAAAAATATT